One window of Gymnogyps californianus isolate 813 chromosome 10, ASM1813914v2, whole genome shotgun sequence genomic DNA carries:
- the TRIP12 gene encoding E3 ubiquitin-protein ligase TRIP12 isoform X2 translates to MSNRPNNNPGGSLRRSQRNSAGAQPQDDAVGGRSHLGQAKHKAHSPPESRKSISKTPKVQSNTTSEQSKGHFSKRGCSSSAVLIPQQEDPERVNTSEKQKTGQVPKKDNSRGVKRSASPDYRRTNSPSSAKKPKALQHSETSLETNKPHTKSKRRHLDQEQPKSTQLPSTSKAHTRKGGAAGSSRSQKRKRTENLSCIKSGSAVESTGAEEKSAKLSKLASKSVTSAKAGCSTITDSSSSASTSSSSSAVASASSTVPQGARVKQGKDQNKARRSRSASSPSPRRSSRDKEPSKTGGSSKFDWAARFSPKVSLPKTKLSLPGSSKSEASKPGPSGLQAKLASLRKSTKKRSESPPAELPSLRRSTRQKTTGSCASTSRRGSGLGKRGAAEARRQEKMADPDNNQDGVNSSAARTDEAPQGAAASSSVAGAVGMTTSGESESDDSEMGRLQALLEARGLPPHLFGPLGPRMSQLFHRTIGSGASSKAQQLLQGLQATDESQQLQAVIEMCQLLVMGNEETLGGFPVKSVVPALITLLQMEHNFDIMNHACRALTYMMEALPRSSAVVVDAIPVFLEKLQVIQCIDVAEQALTALEMLSRRHSKAILQAGGLADCLLYLEFFSINAQRNALAIAANCCQSITPDEFHFVADSLPLLTQRLTHQDKKSVESTCLCFARLVDNFQHEENLLQQVASKDLLTNIQQLLVVTPPILSSGMFIMVVRMFSLMCSNCPTLAVQLMKQNIAETLHFLLCGASNGSCQEQIDLVPRSPQELYELTSLICELMPCLPKEGIFAVDTMLKKGNAQNTDGAIWQWRDDRGLWHPYNRIDSRIIEAAHQVGEDEISLSTLGRVYTIDFNSMQQINEDTGTARAIQRKPNPLANTNTSGHSELKKDDARAQLMKEDPELAKSFIKTLFGVLYEVYSSSAGPAVRHKCLRAILRIIYFADAELLKDVLKNHAVSSHIASMLSSQDLKIVVGALQMAEILMQKLPDIFSVYFRREGVMHQVKNLAESEALLTSPPKVCTNGSGMLGTTTTISTGTATAASNAAADLGSPSLQHSREDSLDLSPQGRLSDVLKRKRLPKRGPRRPKYSPPRDDDKVDNQAKSPTTTQSPKSSFLASLNPKTWGRLSTQSNSNNIEPARTAGVSGLARAASKDTISNNREKIKGWIKEQAHKFVERYFSSENMDGSNPALNVLQRLCTATEQLNLQVDGGTECLVEIRSIVSESDVSSFEIQHSGFVKQLLLYLTSKSEKDAVSRDIRLKRFLHVFFSSPLPGEEPLGRLEPLENAPLLALVHKMNNCLSQMEQFPVKVHDFPSGNGTGSSFSLNRGSQALKFFNTHQLKCQLQRHPDCANVKQWKGGPVKIDPLALVQAIERYLVVRGYGRVREDDEDSDDDGSDEEIDESLAAQFLNSGNVRHRLQFYIGDHLLPYNMTVYQAVRQYSLQAEEERESTDDESNPLGRAGIWTKTHTIWYKPVREDEDGNKDCVGGKRGRAQTAPTKTSPRNSKKHDELWHDGVCPSVLNPLEVYLISSPPENITFEDPSLDVILLLRVLHAISRYWYYLYDNAICKEIIPTSEFINSKLTAKANRQLQDPLVIMTGNIPTWLTELGKTCPFFFPFDTRQMLFYVTAFDRDRAMQRLLDTNPEINQSDSQDSRVAPRLDRKKRTVNRDELLKQAESVMQDLGSSRAMLEIQYENEVGTGLGPTLEFYALVSQELQRADLGLWRGEEVTLANPKGSQEGTKYIHNLQGLFALPFGRTAKPAHIAKVKMKFRFLGKLMAKAIMDFRLVDLPLGLPFYKWMLRQETSLTSHDLFSIDPVVAKSIYHLEDIVRQKKRLEQDKTQTKESLQYALEALTMNGCSVEDLGLDFTLPGFPNIELKKGGKDTPVTIHNLEEYLRLVIFWALNEGVARQFDSFRDGFESVFPLSHLQYFYPEELEQLLCGSKTDTWDAKTLMECCRPDHGYTHDSRAVKYLFEILSSFDSEQQRLFLQFVTGSPRLPVGGFRSLNPPLTIVRKTFESTENPDDFLPSVMTCVNYLKLPDYSTIEIMREKLLIAAREGQQSFHLS, encoded by the exons TTAGGGCAGGCAAAACATAAGGCACATAGCCCTCCTGAGAGTAGAAAATCTATTTCAAAGACACCCAAAGTGCAGTCTAATACTACTTCTGAGCAGTCCAAGGGACACTTTTCTAAAAG AGGCTGTAGTTCATCTGCTGTTTTAATACCACAACAAGAAGATCCAGAGAGAGTCaatacttcagaaaagcaaaaaacgGGGCAAGTGCCTAAGAAAGACAATTCTCGAGGAGTTAAACGCAGTGCTAGTCCAGATTACAGGAGGACCAATTCTCCTAGCTCtgctaaaaaacccaaagcacttCAACACAGTGAAACTTCCTTGGAAACTAACAAGCCACATACTAAATCTAAGAGAAGACACTTAGACCAAGAACAGCCGAAGTCTACACAATTGCCATCAACAAGCAAGGCTCACACCAGAAAGGGTGGAGCTGCTGGTAGCTCCCGaagtcagaaaaggaaaaggacagagaatcTGTCTTGTATAAAGAGTGGTTCAGCGGTTGAATCAACTGGCGCTGAAGAGAAGTCAGCAAAACTCTCCAAGCTGGCTTCAAAATCGGTGACCTCAGCCAAAGCTGGGTGTAGCACCATCACTGATTCTTCTTCTTCAGCTtccacatcctcctcctcttctgctgttGCCTCTGCTTCTTCTACTGTTCCTCAGGGTGCCAGAGTGAAACAGGGAAAGGACCAGAATAAGGCTAGGCGTTCCCGTTCTGCATCCAGCCCCAGTCCAAGAAGGAGTAGCAGGGACAAAGAACCGAGTAAAACAGGTGGCTCTTCAAAGTTTGACTGGGCTGCTCGATTCAGCCCAAAAGTCAGTCTCCCTAAAACAAAACTGTCTCTACCAGGCTCTTCCAAGTCAGAGGCATCAAAACCTGGACCTTCAGGACTACAGGCTAAGCTAGCAA GTCTAAGAAAATCTACAAAGAAGCGCAGTGAATCACCACCTGCTGAGCTCCCCAGTTTGCGGCGGAGCACACGGCAAAAGACCACGGGCTCCTGTGCTAGCACCAG TCGGCGAGGCTCTGGCCTGGGCAAAAGAGGAGCAGCTGAAGCTCGCCGACAGGAGAAGATGGCTGATCCTGACAACAACCAGGATGGAGTTAACTCCTCAGCTGCGCGTACGGATGaggctccccagggagctgcag cttcTAGTTCTGTTGCTGGGGCTGTAGGTATGACAACCTCTGGAGAAAGTGAGTCAGATGATTCTGAGATGGGAAGACTACAAG CTCTATTAGAGGCTAGGGGTCTTCCTCCTCACCTGTTTGGCCCTCTTGGTCCTCGGATGTCGCAGCTCTTCCACAGGACAATTGGAAGTGGAGCTA GTTCTAAAGCCCAACAGCTTTTACAAGGTCTCCAAGCCACTGATGAAAGTCAGCAACTACAGGCAGTGATTGAGATGTGCCAGCTGTTGGTCAtgggaaatgaagaaacattAGGAGGATTTCCAGTCAAGAGTGTTGTACCAGCTTTG ataaCACTGCTGCAGATGGAGCACAACTTTGACATT ATGAACCATGCATGTCGGGCCTTAACATACATGATGGAGGCACTTCCCAGATCGTCTGCTGTAGTGGTAGATGCAATTCCTGTCTTCTTGGAAAAG CTGCAGGTTATTCAGTGCATTGATGTGGCAGAGCAGGCGCTTACAGCCCTGGAGATGTTATCACGCAGGCATAGTAAAGCCATTCTGCAGGCA gGTGGGTTGGCAGACTGTTTGCTGTATCTGGAATTCTTCAGTATAAATGCACAGAGGAATGCACTAGCTATTGCTGCCAACTGCTGCCAGAGTATAACACCTGATGAGTTTCACTTTGTGGCAGACTCTTTGCCACTGCTTACACAAAGGTTAACCCATCAG GACAAAAAGTCTGTTGAAAGCACTTGTCTCTGTTTTGCACGGCTAGTGGACAACTTCCAGCATGAGGAG AACTTGCTCCAGCAGGTTGCTTCCAAGGACTTGTTAACGAATATCCAGCAACTCTTGGTAGTGACGCCTCCTATCCTGAGCTCAGGAATGTTCATCATGGTGGTGCGCATGTTTTCCTTAATGTGCTCCAATTGCCCAACGCTTGCAGTCCAACTTATGAAGCAAA ATATTGCAGAAACACTTCACTTCCTCCTTTGTGGAGCCTCAAATGGGAGCTGTCAAGAACAAATTGACCTTGTTCCACGAAGTCCTCAAGAACTTTATGAGCTTACTTCTCTTATCTG TGAACTGATGCCTTGCCTGCCAAAAGAGGGAATCTTTGCTGTTGATACTAtgctgaagaaaggaaatgcgCAAAACACAGATGGTGCAATATGGCAATGGCGAGATGACAGGGGTCTCTGGCATCCCTATAACAGGATTGATAGTCGAATAATAGAG GCAGCTCATCAGGTTGGTGAGGATGAGATAAGCCTGTCTACACTTGGGCGTGTCTATACTATTGATTTTAACTCTATGCAGCAAATAAATGAGGATACTGGAACAGCACGTGCCATTCAGCGAAAACCAAACCCTTTAGCCAATACAAACACTA GTGGACATTCAGAATTGAAGAAGGATGATGCTCGAGCACAACTAATGAAAGAGGACCCAGAACTGGCAAAATCCTTTATCAAAACATTGTTTGGTGTTCTTTATGAAGTATATAGTTCTTCAGCTGGACCTGCTGTTAGACACAAGTGCCTTAGAGCAATTCTTaggataatttattttgctgatgcTGAACTTCTGAAGGATGTGCTGAAAAACCATGCTGTTTCAAG TCATATTGCCTCCATGCTGTCAAGTCAAGACCTTAAGATAGTAGTTGGAGCCCTGCAGATGGCAgagattttaatgcaaaagctACCTGACATTTTTAGTGTTTACTTCAGAAGAGAAG GGGTGATGCACCAAGTGAAAAACTTAGCAGAGTCTGAGGCTTTGCTAACAAGCCCACCAAAAGTATGCACTAATGGATCAGGAATGCTGGGTACCACTACAACAATAAGTACTGGAACAGCCACTGCTGCCAGTAATGCAGCTGCAGATTTGGGCTCCCCCAGCTTACAACACAGCCGGGAGGATTCTTTGGATCTGAGCCCACAGGG ACGACTGAGCGACgttctaaagagaaaaagactgcCAAAACGAGGGCCAAGGAGACCAAAATACTCTCCTCCAAGAGATGATGACAAAGTAGACAATCAAG CTAAAAGCCCTACAACTACTCAATCTCCTAAATCTTCTTTCTTGGCAAGTTTAAATCCTAAAACATGGGGAAGATTGAGCACACAGTCCAACAGTAATAATATTGAACCAGCACGAACAGCAGGAGTAAGTGGTCTTGCAAGGGCTGCTTCCAAGGATACCATTTCCAATAACAG agaaaaaattaaGGGCTGGATTAAGGAGCAAGCCCATAAATTTGTAGAACGTTATTTTAGTTCTGAAAACATGGATGGAAGCAATCCTGCACTAAATGTATTACAGAGACTTTGCACTGCAACTGAACAACTCAACCTCCAG GTGGATGGTGGAACAGAGTGCCTTGTAGAAATCCGTAGCATTGTCTCGGAGTCTGACGTCTCCTCATTTGAAATCCAGCATAGTGGGTTTGTTAAACAACTGCTGCTTTATTTGACATCTAAAAGTGAGAAGGATGCTGTAAGCAGGGATATCAGATTGAAAAgatttcttcatgtatttttttcttctcca CTTCCTGGAGAAGAACCCCTTGGAAGATTAGAGCCATTAGAAAATGCACCTTTGTTGGCGTTAGTCCATAAAATGAACAACTGCCTCAGTCAGATGGAGCAGTTTCCTGTCAAAGTGCATGACTTCCCTAGTGGAAATGGAACAGGGAGCAG tTTTTCTCTTAACAGAGGATCCCAagctttaaaattcttcaaTACACATCAATTAAAATGCCAACTGCAAAGACATCCAGACTGTGCTAATGTGAAACAGTGGAAAGGTGGACCTGTGAAGATTGATCCTCTGGCTTTGGTACAAGCCATTGAAAGATACCTTGTAGTTAgag GCTATGGAAGAGTTAGAGAAGACGATGAGGATAGTGATGATGATGGGTCAGATGAAGAAATAGATGAATCTTTG gcTGCTCAATTCTTAAATTCAGGGAATGTGAGACATAGACTGCAATTTTACATTGGAGATCACTTGCTGCCGTACAATATGACTGTGTATCAAGCAGTTAGGCAGTACAGTTTGCAagctgaggaggagagggagtCTACAGATGATGAAAGCAACCCATTAGGAAGAGCTGGGATTTGGACAAAAACGCATACCATCTG GTACAAACCTGTGCGAGAGGATGAAGATGGTAATAAGGACTGTGTTGGTGGTAAAAGAGGAAGAGCACAAACTGCTCCCACGAAAACTTCCCCCAGAAATTCTAAAAAGCACGATGAATTGTGGCATG aTGGTGTATGCCCTTCGGTATTAAATCCTCTAGAAGTTTACCTCATATCTTCCCCACCTGAAAACATAACATTTGAAGATCCCTCATTAGATGTTATTCTTCTTTTGAGAGTTCTACATGCTATCAGTCGATACTGGTATTACTTGTATGAT AATGCAATCTGCAAGGAGATAATTCCAACCTCAGAGTTTATCAACAGTAAActgacagcaaaagcaaacaggCAGCTTCAGGATCCTTTGGTAATTATGACAGGAAACATACCAACTTGGCTGACAGAACTTGGAAAAACATG cccatttttctttccatttgatACCCGTCAAATGCTGTTTTATGTAACTGCTTTTGATCGTGATCGAGCCATGCAAAGACTACTGGATACTAATCCAGAAATCAATCAATCAGATTCTCAGGATAGCAGAGTGGCACCACGACtggacaggaaaaaa CGCACTGTGAACAGAGATGAGCTGTTGAAACAGGCAGAATCTGTGATGCAGGATCTAGGCAGTTCAAGAGCCATGTTGGAAATCCAGTATGAGAATGAA GTTGGCACAGGCCTAGGCCCCACGCTAGAGTTCTATGCACTTGTATCTCAGGAACTACAGAGAGCAGACTTAGGCCtttggaggggagaagaagTAACTTTAGCCAATCCAAAAG GAAGCCAGGAAGGTACCAAGTACATCCATAACCTTCAAGGTCTTTTTGCACTTCCTTTTGGTAGAACAGCCAAGCCAGCTCACATTGCAAAAGTTAAAATGAAGTTCCGCTTTCTGGGAAAACTAATGGCCAAGGCAATCATGGATTTTAGACTG GTGGACCTTCCTCTTGGACTTCCTTTTTATAAATGGATGCTACGACAGGAAACTTCCTTGACATCGCATGACTTGTTCAGTATTGATCCAGTAGTAGCCAAATCAATATATCACCTTGAAGACATTgtaagacaaaagaaaagacttgAGCAGGACAAAACACAG ACCAAAGAAAGTCTACAGTATGCATTGGAGGCTCTGACTATGAATGGCTGCTCAGTGGAAGATCTAGGGCTGGACTTCACACTTCCTGGGTTTCCTAATATAGAActgaaaaaagggggaaaagataCACCAGTCACCATCCACAATTTAGAGGAGTATCTCAGA tTGGTTATATTCTGGGCACTAAATGAAGGTGTTGCCAGACAGTTTGACTCATTCAGAGATGGATTTGAATCAGTCTTCCCCCTCAGTCATCTTCAGTACTTCTATCCTGAGGAG ttGGAGCAGCTCTTGTGTGGCAGTAAAACGGACACTTGGGATGCAAAGACTTTAATGGAATGTTGCAGGCCAGATCACGGTTATACGCATGACAG TCGAGCAGTGAAGTATCTTTTTGAAATTCTCAGTAGCTTTGATAGTGAGCAGCAAAgactgtttcttcagtttgtgACGGGTAGCCCCAGACTGCCTGTAGGAG GCTTTCGAAGTTTGAACCCTCCGTTGACAATTGTACGCAAGACATTTGAGTCTACAGAGAATCCAGATGATTTCTTACCCTCAGTAATGACTTGTGTGAACTATCTCAAATTGCCGGACTATTCAACTATTGAGATAATGCGTGAAAAACTCTTGATAGCTGCAAGAGAAGGGCAGCAGTCATTCCATCTTTCCTGA